In the genome of Candidatus Bathyarchaeota archaeon, one region contains:
- the radA gene encoding DNA repair and recombination protein RadA, giving the protein MSEDIESLDGVGVSTASKLRAAGYSTIESIAVSPPQEIMEKTGIGFNTVLKIQEAARQIVAVEFQTAKDFYERRKLMNRCTTGSKKLDEILGGGIETQAVTELIGEYGSGKTQICLMLSVTAQLPPEQGGLGGNVAFIDTEGTFVPERVYQIASARGLDPNAVASRIYVARAYNSSHQCLLIDSLFSLCPQNNIKLIVVDSMISHFRGEYLGRENLAERQQKLNQYLHKILRLSEAFNVAVVITNQVQANPSTFFGDPNRPAGGNIMAHACTHRVYLRKGSKGVRVARVIDSPYLPENSARFIITEKGIEDAEGEVSEDDF; this is encoded by the coding sequence ATGTCTGAGGATATAGAATCTCTAGACGGTGTAGGCGTATCAACCGCATCCAAACTTAGGGCAGCAGGCTACTCAACAATAGAATCTATAGCCGTATCACCCCCGCAAGAGATCATGGAGAAAACCGGGATAGGCTTCAATACAGTGCTAAAGATACAGGAAGCAGCAAGACAGATAGTAGCGGTCGAGTTCCAGACTGCCAAAGACTTCTATGAGAGAAGAAAACTGATGAATAGATGCACGACCGGAAGCAAAAAACTTGATGAGATTCTCGGAGGGGGAATCGAGACACAAGCCGTCACCGAACTCATCGGTGAATATGGATCGGGTAAGACGCAGATCTGCCTAATGCTTTCCGTCACTGCACAACTGCCGCCGGAGCAGGGGGGCCTGGGGGGAAATGTAGCGTTCATAGACACTGAAGGAACATTTGTTCCCGAAAGAGTTTACCAGATTGCATCGGCAAGAGGTCTGGATCCAAATGCGGTTGCAAGCAGGATTTATGTTGCAAGAGCCTATAATAGCAGTCACCAATGCCTGTTGATTGACAGTCTATTCTCATTATGCCCCCAGAATAACATTAAACTGATAGTTGTCGACAGTATGATCAGTCATTTCCGCGGCGAGTATCTTGGCAGAGAAAACCTTGCCGAACGCCAGCAAAAGCTTAATCAGTACCTGCATAAGATCCTTCGGCTTTCCGAAGCCTTTAATGTTGCCGTGGTAATCACGAATCAAGTCCAAGCGAACCCTTCAACATTCTTCGGCGACCCCAACAGGCCTGCCGGAGGAAATATAATGGCCCATGCCTGTACGCATAGAGTTTACCTTAGAAAGGGGTCAAAGGGTGTGAGGGTTGCGAGGGTTATCGACAGTCCATATCTCCCTGAAAACTCGGCGAGGTTCATCATCACAGAGAAGGGGATCGAGGATGCTGAAGGGGAAGTCTCCGAAGACGATTTTTAA
- a CDS encoding 50S ribosomal protein L15e — MAYKYLAQAWKDPDSSFIRDLMRERVIEWRKEPAIIRIEKPTRIDRARRLGYKDKPGYVVVRVRVRRAGMRKKRPRSGRRQKRMGVEKYKLTKSMRLIAEERAARKFPNLEVLNSYWVWQDGKYKWFEVILVDRTLLPELKLGKGRGRVFRGLTSAGRKMRGLMA, encoded by the coding sequence GTGGCGTATAAGTATCTCGCACAGGCTTGGAAGGATCCTGACTCCTCATTTATAAGAGACTTGATGAGGGAGAGGGTTATAGAGTGGCGGAAGGAGCCAGCAATAATTAGGATTGAAAAGCCAACTAGAATTGACAGGGCTAGGAGGCTGGGTTATAAGGATAAGCCAGGCTACGTTGTTGTCCGGGTCAGGGTTAGAAGGGCTGGGATGAGAAAAAAGAGGCCGAGGTCTGGAAGAAGACAGAAAAGGATGGGTGTTGAGAAGTATAAGCTTACTAAGAGTATGAGGCTGATAGCCGAGGAGAGGGCGGCGAGAAAGTTCCCAAACCTCGAAGTTCTCAACTCTTACTGGGTCTGGCAGGATGGAAAGTATAAGTGGTTTGAGGTTATACTCGTTGATAGAACCCTTCTGCCCGAGCTCAAACTTGGAAAAGGAAGGGGAAGAGTCTTCAGAGGCTTAACGAGCGCAGGTAGAAAAATGAGGGGCCTTATGGCCTAA
- a CDS encoding L-threonylcarbamoyladenylate synthase produces MKKTIVLKVDSEKPELDAIRIAADVIRKGGLVAFPTETVYGLGADALNPRAVEDIYRAKKRPLDNPIIVHIADVPDVYKVSKEVPEAAEKLIDIFWPGPLTLILKASEIVPRITTGGLTTVAIRMPDSKIALALIRESRVPIAAPSANLAGRPSPTLAEHVLKDLDGRIDLVLDGGPTRVGVESTVLDLISDPPQILRPGGVPYEEIKRVIENVRLHPAALAKENVPVDVARSPGMKHRHYAPNAKLIVVEGDLNASLRKVQELVNHYKSLGLKVGVLCTEERTQCLTADTVKSFGRREDLAEIARNLFRVLREFDKDGVDVIIAEGVSEEGLGLAVMNRLRKASGFNIVRAE; encoded by the coding sequence ATGAAGAAAACGATTGTTCTTAAGGTTGACAGCGAAAAACCAGAATTGGACGCGATTAGGATAGCTGCCGATGTTATTCGGAAAGGGGGCCTTGTAGCCTTTCCTACAGAAACTGTCTACGGTTTAGGGGCAGATGCATTAAATCCGAGAGCCGTAGAAGATATTTACCGGGCAAAGAAGAGACCGTTAGATAATCCCATAATCGTCCATATAGCAGACGTTCCTGACGTCTATAAAGTCTCTAAGGAGGTCCCCGAGGCAGCCGAAAAACTAATAGACATATTCTGGCCCGGCCCTTTAACATTAATCCTCAAGGCATCCGAGATTGTGCCGAGAATCACTACTGGGGGGTTGACAACGGTCGCAATAAGAATGCCTGACTCAAAGATTGCGTTAGCACTAATAAGGGAGTCACGTGTCCCAATCGCTGCTCCAAGCGCCAACCTTGCGGGGCGACCGAGCCCAACCCTAGCCGAACATGTTCTCAAAGATCTTGACGGGAGAATAGATTTAGTGTTGGATGGCGGGCCCACCAGGGTTGGGGTTGAATCGACTGTTCTGGATTTAATTTCAGATCCGCCGCAGATACTGAGGCCTGGGGGGGTTCCTTACGAAGAGATAAAGAGAGTTATCGAGAACGTCAGGCTTCATCCAGCCGCCTTGGCTAAAGAGAATGTTCCAGTTGATGTGGCACGCTCGCCCGGCATGAAGCACAGGCATTATGCGCCGAACGCTAAGCTCATCGTCGTGGAGGGAGATCTTAACGCTTCCTTGAGGAAGGTTCAGGAGCTGGTCAACCATTATAAAAGCTTAGGGCTGAAGGTAGGTGTACTCTGCACAGAGGAAAGAACCCAGTGCTTAACTGCCGATACTGTTAAATCATTTGGAAGGCGGGAGGATCTAGCCGAGATTGCAAGGAATCTTTTTAGGGTTCTCCGTGAATTCGATAAGGATGGAGTCGACGTTATAATAGCTGAAGGTGTTTCGGAGGAGGGTTTGGGACTCGCCGTAATGAATAGGCTTCGAAAGGCTTCAGGCTTCAATATAGTCAGGGCGGAATAG
- a CDS encoding AAA family ATPase, with amino-acid sequence MASSLIFKDRNKLSPHYIPKRLPHREDQINILLSIYGGLIKDINNAYPRFVQIIGDTGTGKTCTTIKFGEHLTQQAKKDRINLRHAYINCKVEGTTKFVLFGNLVKKVAPEISTRSLSPEEMMRELIRYLRVNNQYLILSFDEIDYFLQINPKEHLVYDLTRITEIDPGRPSPIIGIIFIARSLKWHDRLDPAEKSTLGMGVINFPRYKGKEIRDILQDRVDEALKPGAIDDETLDLICDITANPPVNGDIRVGLDLLYYSGNLAENLGVGKILPDHVRKVYGGVNPAITTEDVMSLDNDGKMILLSLARCLRTSKAAYVGLREIRNSYNMLCEEYNMKPCEKFEEHLQDLIYRGIVEMKSLSEIGISGASALDLDKFLSNLMEKLKKTDED; translated from the coding sequence TTGGCAAGCAGCCTAATATTTAAGGATAGGAATAAGCTTTCGCCGCATTATATACCCAAGAGGCTCCCACACCGTGAGGACCAGATAAACATTCTCCTCTCAATATATGGGGGCTTAATCAAGGACATAAATAACGCTTATCCACGTTTCGTTCAGATTATTGGTGACACCGGAACCGGAAAGACATGTACAACCATAAAGTTCGGCGAGCATCTTACGCAACAGGCGAAGAAAGATAGAATCAATTTGAGACACGCTTACATCAACTGCAAAGTTGAAGGAACCACAAAATTCGTGTTATTCGGCAACTTAGTGAAGAAGGTTGCCCCAGAAATCTCGACAAGAAGCCTAAGCCCGGAGGAGATGATGAGAGAGCTGATTAGATACCTGAGAGTGAACAACCAGTATCTAATCCTCTCCTTCGACGAGATCGACTATTTCCTACAAATAAACCCGAAGGAGCATCTTGTCTATGATCTGACACGCATAACTGAGATAGACCCGGGAAGACCCTCACCCATCATCGGCATAATCTTCATAGCAAGATCACTCAAGTGGCATGATCGTCTAGATCCTGCGGAAAAATCAACCCTCGGCATGGGAGTCATCAATTTTCCAAGATATAAGGGAAAAGAGATAAGAGACATACTCCAGGATAGGGTGGACGAAGCATTAAAGCCTGGCGCCATAGATGATGAGACATTAGATCTCATATGCGATATAACGGCCAATCCGCCCGTCAACGGGGATATCCGGGTGGGGCTAGATCTTCTATATTACTCTGGTAACTTAGCTGAAAATCTGGGTGTGGGAAAAATTCTGCCCGACCATGTCCGAAAGGTCTACGGCGGCGTAAACCCGGCCATAACAACCGAGGATGTAATGAGCCTAGACAATGATGGAAAAATGATACTCCTCTCCCTTGCACGATGCCTAAGGACGAGTAAGGCGGCATACGTCGGACTGCGCGAGATCAGAAACAGTTACAACATGCTATGCGAAGAATACAACATGAAACCCTGTGAAAAATTTGAGGAACATCTTCAAGATCTCATCTACAGAGGAATAGTGGAGATGAAGTCTCTTAGTGAAATCGGGATTTCAGGCGCCTCAGCCCTGGACCTTGACAAATTTTTGAGCAACTTGATGGAGAAATTGAAGAAGACTGATGAAGACTGA
- a CDS encoding METTL5 family protein: MIRKKRLEILLSKLDPIPEPRLEWESYMLDAGSAAKIIYIASFVYGDIRGKNVIDLGCGSGILAVGASIAGARWVVGVDVDKKSIEAAKRNASKVSADVDLVAGDISCVTGHFDTVLMNPPFGAWKRGADVYFLEKALQIGDVIYSLHKGSESVRNFLSSKIPDIGGHIDKVYSLTITIRRTFSFHRMRRYSVNADLYRIIRKASDARSKANM; encoded by the coding sequence GTGATCAGGAAAAAGCGCTTAGAGATTCTGCTTTCCAAATTAGATCCGATTCCAGAACCGAGACTTGAATGGGAGAGCTATATGCTTGATGCTGGAAGCGCAGCCAAGATCATCTACATCGCATCTTTTGTATACGGCGACATACGCGGAAAGAATGTGATCGACCTAGGCTGCGGGAGTGGCATACTGGCGGTAGGCGCATCGATAGCTGGGGCGAGATGGGTTGTTGGAGTTGATGTTGACAAGAAATCTATTGAAGCTGCTAAAAGGAACGCTTCAAAGGTTTCCGCGGACGTCGACCTGGTAGCCGGAGACATAAGTTGCGTAACTGGACACTTTGACACAGTACTCATGAACCCTCCTTTTGGAGCGTGGAAAAGAGGGGCGGATGTTTACTTTCTAGAGAAGGCGCTGCAGATCGGCGACGTCATCTATTCATTACATAAAGGCAGCGAGTCTGTGCGAAACTTTCTCAGCAGCAAAATACCTGATATTGGCGGGCATATTGACAAAGTTTACAGCTTGACCATTACCATTAGGCGGACTTTCAGTTTTCATAGGATGAGGCGATACTCGGTTAACGCTGATCTTTACAGGATAATTAGAAAAGCGTCAGATGCAAGGAGCAAAGCTAATATGTAG
- the dph2 gene encoding diphthamide biosynthesis enzyme Dph2, whose amino-acid sequence MDRVKSGFDLNEERLREEVNKRGAKRVLLQLPDGLKSEGPRLASIIEDAGAIAIISGDPCYGGCDLALHEARALKADLLIHYGHTRMIEIKEADVPVLYFEAKATVDILPAIRKALNLLKPWTRIGLATTVQHVDRIEGAKRVLEDAGKIVYIGRAGHMSYPGQVLGCDYSSAKIITDKVDAFLFIGGGRFHALGLCLVTKKPIAVADPYENRAYLLSDEWKEIMKRRWDEIYRARRADSFGVIVGLKMGQCRMDAALKVKYEIQESGKKAALLCLREITPQELMQFTTIDAFVNTACPRLSLDETTSFSKPLLTVEEAYVAIGKISWQELMEKGVI is encoded by the coding sequence ATGGATAGAGTAAAAAGCGGATTCGATCTTAACGAGGAGAGGCTGCGTGAGGAGGTTAACAAGAGGGGGGCGAAGAGGGTTCTTCTTCAGCTACCGGACGGCCTTAAGAGTGAAGGGCCAAGATTGGCTTCAATCATTGAAGATGCTGGCGCCATTGCAATAATATCGGGCGATCCATGTTATGGCGGCTGCGATCTGGCCCTGCATGAGGCTCGCGCTCTCAAGGCAGATCTCCTTATCCATTATGGGCACACCAGGATGATAGAAATAAAAGAGGCTGATGTTCCTGTCCTTTATTTTGAAGCTAAGGCCACAGTTGATATATTGCCAGCCATTAGAAAGGCGCTTAATCTCCTCAAGCCATGGACGAGAATAGGATTGGCCACAACCGTTCAGCACGTTGACAGGATTGAAGGGGCAAAGAGGGTCCTTGAAGATGCTGGAAAGATCGTGTACATTGGAAGAGCGGGACATATGAGTTATCCAGGGCAAGTCTTAGGCTGCGACTACAGCAGCGCCAAGATCATCACAGACAAAGTTGACGCCTTCCTGTTTATAGGCGGAGGAAGATTTCATGCATTAGGCTTATGCCTCGTAACCAAGAAACCAATCGCAGTTGCGGATCCCTACGAAAATCGCGCGTACCTATTGAGTGATGAGTGGAAGGAGATTATGAAGAGACGTTGGGATGAGATATATAGAGCGAGGAGAGCGGACAGTTTCGGCGTGATTGTTGGGCTGAAGATGGGGCAATGTAGAATGGATGCCGCCCTCAAGGTGAAGTATGAGATACAAGAAAGCGGCAAAAAGGCGGCACTTCTCTGTCTACGGGAGATAACCCCGCAGGAGCTAATGCAATTTACAACAATTGACGCATTCGTGAATACGGCGTGCCCACGCCTATCTCTAGATGAAACTACATCATTCAGCAAACCGCTCCTCACAGTTGAAGAGGCATATGTTGCGATTGGAAAGATTAGCTGGCAGGAATTAATGGAGAAGGGAGTTATTTGA
- a CDS encoding DNA-directed RNA polymerase subunit L, whose amino-acid sequence MQLKILKRTQNELKIEIEGEGHTLCNLLESVLLEDDYVEFAGYDIPHPLVSNPVMLIKTRNGKSPTDAVKEAVDKILERGRMLNENFLKALEEWKK is encoded by the coding sequence TTGCAGTTAAAGATATTGAAGAGGACGCAGAACGAGTTGAAGATTGAGATTGAGGGTGAAGGGCACACTTTATGCAACCTTTTAGAGTCGGTTCTTCTTGAAGACGATTATGTTGAATTTGCGGGCTATGATATTCCGCATCCGCTGGTTTCGAACCCGGTTATGCTGATAAAGACGAGAAATGGGAAGAGCCCTACAGATGCGGTCAAAGAGGCGGTTGATAAGATATTAGAAAGGGGAAGAATGTTGAATGAGAATTTCCTCAAAGCATTAGAGGAATGGAAGAAGTAG
- a CDS encoding exosome complex RNA-binding protein Csl4 — translation MAVKQLGRESGYFVTPGEKIGVIEEFIPYSGTQVDNGIIRSTNVGFVLLDFANRRISVYPTARNHNIPKVGSIVIGEVTGVQSSMAFVRISKVGRKFISGSFTGVLHISDVSFRYAENILDCFRLGDVIRAKVISNKNRTFHLTTKGDNLGVIFALCSQCGGPLVLKGKILRCESCNTSEKRKIANDYGTVSM, via the coding sequence ATGGCCGTCAAACAGCTAGGCAGAGAGAGCGGCTACTTTGTAACACCAGGGGAGAAGATAGGTGTTATTGAAGAATTTATACCATACTCGGGGACTCAGGTGGATAATGGCATAATACGTTCGACTAATGTTGGGTTTGTTCTTCTCGATTTTGCAAACAGGAGGATCTCCGTCTACCCGACTGCACGTAATCACAACATCCCAAAAGTTGGCAGCATAGTTATTGGCGAAGTCACGGGCGTGCAAAGCTCGATGGCTTTCGTACGCATCTCAAAAGTTGGCCGCAAATTCATATCAGGATCGTTTACGGGGGTTTTGCATATCTCGGACGTTAGCTTCAGGTATGCTGAAAACATTCTTGATTGCTTCAGGCTCGGAGATGTGATTCGCGCAAAAGTCATAAGCAACAAGAATCGAACATTTCATCTCACTACTAAGGGTGACAATCTAGGGGTCATATTTGCTCTATGCTCCCAATGTGGAGGACCACTAGTGCTTAAGGGAAAGATTCTTAGATGCGAATCATGCAATACATCTGAGAAGCGTAAGATCGCAAATGATTATGGTACGGTCAGCATGTAA
- a CDS encoding aldo/keto reductase, protein MRYRRFGRLNWMVSVLGFGAMRLPILDGDPSKVNEPEAIRMIRYAIDHGVNYVDTAYPYHGGNSEVVVGKALMDGYRERVKVATKMPMGRINKREELDQIFNEQLRRLQLDHIDFYLLHGLNRENWRKTIDLNVLDWAEQQIKEGKIGYFGFSFHDEFEVFKEIIDGYSKWTFCQIQYNYIDVESSRRTPGTKGLKYAASRGLAIVIMEPIRGGLLAVTPPKEVQEIWLNAEIKRSPAEWAILWVWNHPEVSVALSGMSTMEQVTENIQIADRSAPNILKPKELEIIAEVRERYLRYGFVGCTGCQYCTPCPQGVSIPSILAIYNEVLRSNDSQMPGVIERYNASIPPENRADRCVKCGLCERKCPQNLPIRRLLSQIQWILRMPS, encoded by the coding sequence TTGAGGTATAGAAGGTTTGGCAGATTAAACTGGATGGTCTCTGTGCTTGGTTTTGGAGCCATGAGGCTGCCTATACTTGACGGCGACCCTAGCAAGGTGAATGAGCCTGAAGCTATAAGGATGATTAGGTATGCCATTGACCATGGCGTGAATTATGTTGACACCGCATATCCATATCATGGCGGGAATAGTGAGGTTGTTGTTGGAAAGGCTTTGATGGACGGTTACCGAGAGAGGGTTAAAGTCGCGACAAAAATGCCGATGGGCAGGATTAATAAACGTGAGGAGTTAGACCAGATTTTCAATGAACAGCTGAGGAGACTGCAGCTGGACCATATTGACTTCTATCTTCTTCATGGGCTTAATAGGGAAAACTGGCGGAAAACCATAGACTTAAATGTGCTGGACTGGGCTGAACAACAGATCAAGGAAGGTAAGATCGGATATTTTGGGTTTAGTTTTCACGACGAGTTCGAAGTCTTCAAGGAGATAATTGACGGCTACAGCAAGTGGACATTTTGCCAAATACAGTACAATTATATTGATGTTGAGAGCAGCCGACGGACACCCGGAACCAAGGGGCTAAAATACGCTGCATCAAGAGGTCTCGCAATCGTGATTATGGAGCCCATAAGAGGGGGATTACTAGCTGTTACACCGCCAAAGGAGGTTCAAGAGATATGGCTTAACGCCGAAATAAAGAGGTCGCCGGCTGAATGGGCTATCCTATGGGTCTGGAACCATCCCGAAGTCTCCGTCGCATTAAGTGGTATGAGCACAATGGAGCAGGTCACAGAGAATATTCAGATTGCAGACCGCTCAGCCCCAAACATTCTCAAGCCTAAGGAGCTGGAAATAATCGCTGAGGTTAGAGAAAGATACCTCCGATACGGCTTTGTTGGTTGCACCGGATGCCAGTACTGTACCCCATGCCCACAAGGTGTCAGTATACCTAGCATCCTAGCCATCTATAATGAGGTCTTAAGATCCAATGATAGCCAAATGCCTGGAGTAATAGAACGATACAATGCATCAATACCGCCGGAGAATAGAGCCGATAGATGCGTTAAATGCGGTTTATGTGAGAGGAAATGCCCGCAAAACCTGCCGATCCGAAGGCTTCTCTCACAGATCCAATGGATCCTTAGGATGCCATCCTAA
- the ppsA gene encoding phosphoenolpyruvate synthase, which yields MSEKKGKYVLWFDEIGMEDVPLVGGKSASLGEMTRRTGVPVPYGFATTAEAYRHYIKVNGLDEKIAEALKELKDPNDTATLQKVGAKIRKMIATAKMPEEIEKEIVKAYKQLAKRIGEEDPFVAVRSSATAEDLPDASFAGQQETYLNVHTPEMVVEKIKECFASLFTDRAIFYRIQKGFDHMAVALSSIVQLMVYSKASGVIFTLDVASGDKSVVLIEAGYGLGEFIVQGTITPDEYYVRKSDLEIVKKNVPTKTVQLVRLPKGGTEKQPVPPELQNKQVLTDEQIKELAKYAIAIEEHYKKPMDIEWALDERTNKLFILQARPETVWALKAAAEAKPAEIVPTKERKVLVQGLPASPGIAVGKVHIIPTVDKINEFQKGEILVTEMTAPDWVPAMRKAAAIVTNSGGMTCHAAIVSRELGIPCIVGTSSKGKPATEYLPDGAMVTVDAKLGVVYEGVLEEVSEARAAPTAAVAVAEPYVVTGTKIYVNLGEPEIAEKVAALPADGVGLLRQEFVWTSEIGEHPLYLIETGHPEKVVNGLAEAFRKICAAFYPRPVIMRFSDFKSSEYRELKGGDKYEPIEPSALMGWRGASRYYDPKYVEAFKLEVQAVKKVREEFGLKNLWVMIPFCRTPEEMEKINQIFEEQGLKRGPDFKVWLMAEIPSNCLIADKFNKYVDGYSIGSNDLTMTVLGCDRDNENVAHLFDERNLAVKRAIRLLIKLAHRDGKTVSICGQAPSVYPEFTEFLVRSGIDSISVNPDVVVSTRKLVAMIEQKILLEKATGKGPREDPDLDIPLDDSE from the coding sequence ATGTCAGAAAAGAAAGGAAAATATGTTCTCTGGTTCGACGAGATCGGGATGGAGGATGTGCCTCTAGTAGGAGGCAAGAGCGCTAGCCTCGGAGAGATGACCAGAAGAACCGGGGTCCCGGTTCCATATGGATTCGCAACGACTGCCGAAGCATACAGGCACTACATAAAAGTAAATGGGCTCGATGAGAAGATAGCTGAAGCATTAAAAGAATTAAAGGATCCGAATGACACAGCTACCCTCCAAAAAGTAGGCGCAAAGATTAGGAAGATGATTGCTACTGCCAAGATGCCCGAGGAGATCGAGAAAGAGATAGTAAAAGCATACAAGCAGTTGGCCAAGAGGATCGGCGAGGAAGATCCATTCGTCGCTGTTCGAAGCTCAGCCACGGCTGAGGACTTGCCGGACGCTAGCTTTGCCGGTCAACAGGAAACCTACCTTAATGTTCACACGCCGGAAATGGTTGTCGAGAAGATAAAAGAATGCTTTGCCAGCCTCTTCACTGATAGGGCGATATTCTACAGAATCCAGAAGGGATTCGATCATATGGCCGTAGCCTTGAGCAGCATCGTCCAGCTGATGGTTTACAGTAAGGCCAGCGGCGTAATATTCACCCTCGACGTGGCAAGCGGAGATAAAAGCGTAGTCCTAATAGAAGCCGGATACGGCCTAGGAGAATTCATCGTGCAGGGAACAATCACCCCCGACGAATACTACGTCAGAAAGAGCGATCTCGAGATCGTGAAGAAGAATGTACCGACGAAGACTGTTCAGCTCGTCAGGCTTCCAAAAGGCGGAACAGAGAAACAGCCTGTGCCACCTGAACTTCAGAACAAGCAGGTTCTAACAGACGAACAGATAAAAGAATTGGCAAAGTACGCGATTGCTATAGAAGAGCACTATAAAAAGCCGATGGATATTGAGTGGGCTCTCGACGAGAGAACAAACAAACTGTTCATTCTCCAGGCTAGACCTGAGACTGTATGGGCACTTAAAGCGGCTGCTGAGGCTAAACCAGCGGAGATTGTCCCTACAAAAGAGAGGAAAGTGCTGGTCCAAGGATTACCAGCCTCACCCGGCATCGCTGTCGGTAAGGTGCATATAATACCGACAGTAGACAAGATCAATGAGTTCCAGAAGGGCGAGATACTGGTAACCGAGATGACTGCACCCGACTGGGTTCCAGCAATGAGAAAAGCAGCGGCTATAGTGACTAACTCTGGTGGGATGACATGCCATGCGGCAATAGTTTCCCGTGAACTTGGCATACCATGCATTGTGGGCACATCTTCCAAAGGGAAACCCGCAACCGAGTATCTGCCAGACGGAGCAATGGTCACCGTCGACGCGAAGCTAGGAGTCGTATACGAGGGTGTGCTAGAAGAGGTTTCTGAAGCGAGAGCCGCGCCTACTGCAGCCGTCGCGGTCGCGGAACCATATGTAGTGACAGGGACGAAGATCTACGTCAACCTTGGAGAGCCTGAGATTGCTGAGAAGGTGGCAGCCCTGCCCGCTGATGGTGTAGGCCTTCTGAGACAGGAATTCGTCTGGACAAGCGAGATAGGCGAGCACCCATTATACCTAATTGAGACAGGCCATCCTGAGAAGGTGGTAAATGGGCTTGCAGAAGCTTTTCGCAAGATATGTGCAGCATTTTATCCGCGTCCAGTAATAATGCGTTTCAGCGACTTCAAGTCATCCGAATATAGAGAGCTGAAGGGCGGAGACAAATATGAGCCAATAGAACCTTCAGCCCTCATGGGATGGAGAGGCGCATCGCGATACTATGATCCCAAATACGTTGAAGCCTTCAAGCTTGAGGTCCAAGCGGTCAAGAAGGTTAGAGAAGAGTTCGGCCTCAAGAACCTTTGGGTGATGATTCCATTCTGCAGAACACCTGAGGAGATGGAAAAGATCAACCAGATCTTCGAGGAGCAGGGCCTTAAACGTGGACCAGACTTCAAAGTTTGGCTGATGGCTGAGATACCTAGCAACTGTCTCATAGCCGACAAGTTCAATAAGTATGTAGACGGCTACAGCATTGGAAGCAACGACCTAACAATGACGGTGCTTGGATGCGACAGGGATAACGAAAATGTCGCGCACCTATTTGACGAGAGAAATCTAGCCGTCAAACGTGCGATCAGGCTTCTCATAAAGCTCGCCCACCGCGACGGAAAGACTGTTAGCATATGCGGACAGGCGCCAAGCGTATACCCAGAGTTTACGGAGTTCTTGGTCCGCAGCGGCATCGACAGCATCTCAGTTAATCCTGACGTCGTCGTCTCAACACGGAAACTCGTCGCCATGATTGAACAAAAAATATTGCTGGAGAAAGCCACTGGAAAAGGGCCGCGGGAAGACCCCGACCTAGATATTCCATTAGATGATTCTGAATAA
- a CDS encoding 50S ribosomal protein L16: protein MKARNYREVKGAPYTRVEYIHGAPQPKITRFTMGDPNGDYTYQVTLLSENRVQIRHNALEAARVASNRYLQEKLGNSFYMRVLPLPHVVLRENKMIFGAHADRLQQGMTKAFGKPIGRAARVEPNQPVITVQVRDNGVEAAKEALRRASAKLPLTYRIVVEKLEKDAISG from the coding sequence ATGAAGGCACGCAACTATAGAGAGGTCAAGGGCGCACCGTACACGAGAGTAGAATATATACACGGGGCTCCACAGCCTAAGATTACAAGGTTCACTATGGGCGACCCAAACGGCGACTACACCTATCAGGTCACACTTCTCTCAGAAAACAGGGTTCAAATCCGCCACAACGCCCTAGAGGCGGCTAGAGTTGCCTCAAACCGTTACTTACAAGAGAAGCTGGGCAACAGCTTCTACATGAGAGTTCTCCCACTGCCGCACGTTGTTCTCAGAGAGAACAAGATGATATTCGGTGCGCATGCAGATAGACTACAGCAGGGGATGACAAAGGCCTTTGGAAAGCCGATAGGTAGAGCGGCTAGGGTGGAGCCCAATCAGCCCGTAATCACCGTTCAGGTCAGAGATAACGGAGTGGAGGCAGCGAAGGAGGCATTAAGAAGAGCCTCCGCCAAACTTCCCTTAACTTATAGAATAGTTGTTGAAAAATTGGAAAAAGATGCTATATCTGGGTGA